In Deltaproteobacteria bacterium, the DNA window ATGCGAAGATCGTGTAACTCAGGATCCCTCAGTTCTGCAGTAAGTCGGTAAAGGGAGTGAAGGGCGGGAACGATGTAGCTTTTGAAACGGGTTTTTCCCCTAACCCTGGATAAAAAGGAAAAGGCCCCCAGGATCTGGAGATTTCGCTGGACCGCCAAATAGGGATAGGAAGATATGAAGATTTCCACCTGCTCAGGAAGTTCGGCCTCAAGAAGACCCAGGTAGTGCCTGAATACGGCCTCCCTCTCCTCTTCTGAAAGCGAGACATAAGGATCAATCAGGAGGGATGCCAGGTCATACCCCAAAGGGCCGATGCGGCCTCCTTGCCAGTCGAGGATGCCAATACGCCCCTCGGAGAGCATGATGTTTCGGGATTGAAAATCGCGATGGAGGAAAAAGCGGGAGGGGGCCTGTGCAGCCCTGGCAGCCAAGTGCTCGAACGATGCCTCCAGGGAGGACCAGTCCAGGCGACGCCCAAGATAATTCTCGAGAAAGGCGTGCCTGAAATAGTCAGATTCGTAGCGGCGCATCACGTTGCGGTCGTAACGCTGTGTCTGGCACGTCCAGGATGGGTCGAACCCTTCTATTCCCTCTGTCTGGAGCCGGAAGAGCATCTCTACCAGAGACCGGTAAAGGGGGACCCTGTTCCTGTTGTTCAGACTCCATTCCTGGAGACTGACATCTCCCATGTCCTCCATCAGGAACCAACCCCGCTCAAAGTCGAACCGATGGATTTCAGGGACCGGCAATCCCTTTTCCCGCAAATGTTTCCCGATTTTAAGGTAGGCTAGGTTCTCCCGCCTTGAAAAGTCGTCGGAAGGGATGTTTTCCATGAAGATCAGACTCTTTCCGGAGTCTCCCGGCAAGATCCTCCAGAACCGCCTTTTTGATCCATCTCCTGGAAGGGCAAAAATCTTCAACTGCTCAGAGGATCGCCCCTGATCTTTTAAGAAATCATACAGGAAGGGCACCCCTTCCAGGATGGCGTCATCCGGCCCCCACCCTTTATCTACGCTCACCTCTCAGAATCCCCCATGGTTCGCTAGGGCATATCCTTTGCATTCATCTACTTAGTGTCCATCCATAAATAGGCAATTTTATTCAAGGTCAAGGAAGGCGAAGATTTTAACCACAGGAATACATTGAAGTATTTCGAGGATTAAAATCTGAGCCTGACACAGAGATTGGAGAAAAGGGCCATTTATGGATGGGCACTACTTAGGGTTTTGTTTTCTTCTTTCTGGCAGATCTTTGCGGGAAATGCAATGGACATCTATGTAGCCAGGCAACCAATCTTCAAGCGAAACAGGCGTATTTTGGGCTATGAACTCCTTTTTCGGGAAGACATGTCCAACTTTTTCCCCGACGTGGATCAGGACTCCGCCACCTCCAACCTTCTCTCCAACAGTTTTTTCACCATCGGTATCGAAAAGATTACCGGAAGGAAGCTCGCCTTTATCAATTTCACGGAAAAGCTTATTATCAAACGCGTTCCCCTCCTGTTTCCAAGGGAACGAATCGTTGTGGAAGTCCTGGAAAACGTTCGCCCGTCAGTTGAGGTCATTGACGCCTGTGACGAAGTCAAGAAAAAGGGGTATGAGATCGCCCTTGACGATTTTTTCTTTAACGTCGGCCTCATCCCCCTTGTAGAAAAGGCGGACATCATCAAGCTGGATTTCAAGGCCATGGACGCCAAAGAACTGGCTGAATCCGTCAAAAATCTGTCCAGTTTTCCCGTACGGTTTCTGGCCGAAAAAGTGGAAACCTACGAAGAATTCAACCAGGCCCTTAAAATGGGCTTTCAATATTTTCAGGGGTATTTCTTCAGCCGGCCTGAAATCATCCGCGGATTCGAGGTATCCAGCCCCAAGATGAGCCTGATCGAGATCATGGCCGAAGCCAACAAGAGGGATTTTGATTTCGGCAGGCTGGAAAGGCTGATTTCAAGGGATGTGACCGTTTCCTATAAGCTCCTGAGGTATATCAACTCGGCCTATTACAGGCGGCTCACCGAGATTTCCTCCATTCACCAGGCCCTAGTCCTCCTGGGAGAGAGAAGGATCCGGAGATTCTTGGCCCTGATGGCCATGACCAATCTCGCCTCTGAAAAACCCCACGAGTTGATCCGGGCCTCCATCATCCGGGCCAGTTTCTGTGAGGCCCTGGGGGAAATAAGCGCCGGCAATGTTCAGCCCTCCGAGTTGTTCACCCTGGGGCTCTTTTCCCTCATCGACGCTATCATGGATGATGATATGGCCGTCCTAATGGAGAAGCTACCCTTATCAGGAGGCATAAAGAAGGCCCTCGTGGCCGGAAAAGGTCCCCTGGCGGACTACCTCGAACTTGTCAAGGCTTATGAAATGGGAAACTGGCCCCTTGTCGAAGAAAAGGCAGAGGCCCTTGGAATCGGGGAAGACCGATTACCGCAGGAATACCTCAAGGCCCTCGGGTTCGGGGATTTTTTCGCCACTCTCTAGATCCGCTTAACAGCCCGTTTGAAACCCCCTGTTTCGGTTCTTTTTGGTCCTTTCAGGGGAACCCACTCCTTCTAACAAAAGGATCCAAAGCCTTCCCCACCAGGGTCTTTCTCCCCGCCGATCAAATGTTTTCTTCCCTTTGATGATCCTTTCTGGTAAATGAATGGATCGCCGGCAACGAAACAGGGCTCCTTCCACCCGGCCTCAAGCTTTGAAAGAGGTGAAAACATACCATGAAAAGATTCCTGATACTTGATATCGGCGCCGGAACGATGGACGTCTTGTATTATGACCGTGGAGCCGGCCTGCATTACAAGGCCGTCGTCAGGTCTCCTGTTCTCACCATTGCTGGAAAGGCCGCCCGCCTGCAGGGAAACCTTCTGGTCACGGGTGTGGAGATGGGGGGCGGCCCCATCTCCAGGTTCCTGGAAAAACGTGCCCGGGAGGCGAAGGTGGTCATGTCCGCTTCCGCAGCGGCCACGATCCACCATGACGTGGAGCGGGTGAAGGCCTTGGGTATTCAGGTGATAGATGACATGGAGGCGGAAGCCCTGAAGGAGACAGGAAGATATCGGCATATCCTTCTGGGTGACTTGGAAATCCCCCGCATCCGTAACATCATCGAAGGATTCGGCGTGCCATTTTCCTTCGATGCCGTCGGGCTCTGTGCCCAGGACCACGGCATCCCACCAGAAGGGATTTCTCATCTGGAATACAGGCACAGGGTGTTCAAGGCCTATTTGGACAGGAATCCCCACCCCCATGCCCTGCTCTTTAAAAAAGATGAAGTCCCCGCCGCCTTCAATCGGCTTGCCTCCCTGGCCCGAACAGCCGCCTCCCTCCCCACGGAAGCAGTATATGTCATGGACAGCGGTATGGCGGCCATTCTCGGTGCCTCCCTGGACCCAAGGGCTAAGGGATCCCGGAAGTTCATGGTCATGGATGTGGCCACTTCCCACACCGTGGGGGCGGCCTTGGAAGAGGGAAAACTCGCCGGATTTTTTGAATATCATACCCGGGACATTTCCCCCCGGCTTATGGAAGAACTCCTGCGGAACCTGGCGGACGGACGCATAGAACACGAGAAGATATTACGGGAAGGAGGGCATGGAGCCTATCTGCGGAAGGCCATTGGTTTCCAATCGGCTGGGACGATCATCGTCACGGGGCCGAAACGGGCCCTGTTGGCCCGGTTGAACCTTCCCACGATTCCGGGCGCTCCCCTTGGCGACAATATGATGACCGGAGCTGCAGGCGTCCTTGAGGCCATCCGCAGGTACGAGAAACTGGAGCCGCTGCCGGAATTCTGATCCCGGGTCCTCCCGGTAAAGACAAGAATCCGGCATCCCATGAAATAGTGTCCATCCAT includes these proteins:
- a CDS encoding phosphotransferase → MSVDKGWGPDDAILEGVPFLYDFLKDQGRSSEQLKIFALPGDGSKRRFWRILPGDSGKSLIFMENIPSDDFSRRENLAYLKIGKHLREKGLPVPEIHRFDFERGWFLMEDMGDVSLQEWSLNNRNRVPLYRSLVEMLFRLQTEGIEGFDPSWTCQTQRYDRNVMRRYESDYFRHAFLENYLGRRLDWSSLEASFEHLAARAAQAPSRFFLHRDFQSRNIMLSEGRIGILDWQGGRIGPLGYDLASLLIDPYVSLSEEEREAVFRHYLGLLEAELPEQVEIFISSYPYLAVQRNLQILGAFSFLSRVRGKTRFKSYIVPALHSLYRLTAELRDPELHDLRMLSESLAQTFSAQ
- a CDS encoding HDOD domain-containing protein, giving the protein MDIYVARQPIFKRNRRILGYELLFREDMSNFFPDVDQDSATSNLLSNSFFTIGIEKITGRKLAFINFTEKLIIKRVPLLFPRERIVVEVLENVRPSVEVIDACDEVKKKGYEIALDDFFFNVGLIPLVEKADIIKLDFKAMDAKELAESVKNLSSFPVRFLAEKVETYEEFNQALKMGFQYFQGYFFSRPEIIRGFEVSSPKMSLIEIMAEANKRDFDFGRLERLISRDVTVSYKLLRYINSAYYRRLTEISSIHQALVLLGERRIRRFLALMAMTNLASEKPHELIRASIIRASFCEALGEISAGNVQPSELFTLGLFSLIDAIMDDDMAVLMEKLPLSGGIKKALVAGKGPLADYLELVKAYEMGNWPLVEEKAEALGIGEDRLPQEYLKALGFGDFFATL
- a CDS encoding pyruvate formate-lyase activating enzyme, which produces MKRFLILDIGAGTMDVLYYDRGAGLHYKAVVRSPVLTIAGKAARLQGNLLVTGVEMGGGPISRFLEKRAREAKVVMSASAAATIHHDVERVKALGIQVIDDMEAEALKETGRYRHILLGDLEIPRIRNIIEGFGVPFSFDAVGLCAQDHGIPPEGISHLEYRHRVFKAYLDRNPHPHALLFKKDEVPAAFNRLASLARTAASLPTEAVYVMDSGMAAILGASLDPRAKGSRKFMVMDVATSHTVGAALEEGKLAGFFEYHTRDISPRLMEELLRNLADGRIEHEKILREGGHGAYLRKAIGFQSAGTIIVTGPKRALLARLNLPTIPGAPLGDNMMTGAAGVLEAIRRYEKLEPLPEF